DNA from Aquaspirillum sp. LM1:
GGTGGAAGGCCCGGCAGCGTTGATTGCCGGGCTGATGGCCGCCCCGCGCGGGCCGGGGGTGTATCCGGTGCTGCGCCAGGATGCCGCCCTGCTTCTGGCCGGTAGCCAGCTGGATGCCCTGCTGCGCCAGACCTGCAATGTCAATTTTCGCCCGCTGGACCTGGCGGCCCGCCCGCTGCTGCTGACCAATATGGTAGGGGTGGCGGTGGTGGCGCTGCCCGGCCCGGACCGCTGCCGGCTGTGGTGCGACGGCAGCTACGGCCCGTATCTGTGGGACACCCTGCTGGGCATTGCCGTTGAGCTGGGCGGCGGTGCCGTTGCGGCCAGCGCCCTGCCCAGCCCCTGAAAAAAACCTCACCCCTTAAAAATAGTCCGGAGACGTGGCCATGACGCCCATTGAAGCCAAGCAGTTTCTCGCCGAACAGCAAGTCAAGTATGTGTTGGCCCTGTTTGTGGACATCCACGGCTCGGCCAAAACCAAAGCGGTGCCGGTCAGTCATTTTGACGACATCCTGACCGCCGGGGCCGGCTTTGCCGGGTTTGCCGTGTGGGGGCTGGGCATTGAGCCGCATGGCCCGGATTTCATGGCAGTGGGCGATCTGAGCACGCTGTCGCTGGTGCCGTGGCAGCCGGGCTATGCGCGGATTGCCTGTGACGGCCATGTCAAGGGTCAGCCGTGGGCGCTGGACACCCGGGTGGTGCTCAAGCAACAGGTGGCGCGGCTGGCCGAGCGTGGCTGGACGCTGTTTACCGGGCTGGAGCCGGAATTCTCCCTGCTGAAAAAAGACGCCAGCGGCAAGATTGTCCCGGCAGACGACAGCGACACCCTGGCCAAGCCCTGCTACGACTACAAGGGCCTGTCGCGCAACCGCCAGTTTCTGGAAACCCTGGTTGAGGCGCTGCGTCAGGTGGACATTGACGTCTACCAGATTGACCACGAAGACGCCAACGGCCAGTTTGAAATCAACTACACCTACGCCGACTGTCTGACCTCGGCTGACCATTACCTGCTGTTCAAGATGGCCGCGTCGGAAATCGCCCACGATCTGGGCATGGTGTGCTCGTTCATGCCCAAGCCGTTTGCCAACCGGCCCGGCAATGGCATGCACATGCATATGTCGATTGGCGACGGCGAGCGCAACCTGTTTGCCGACGCCAGCGATGCGCACGGCCTGGGCCTGTCGGCGCTGGCCTACCATTTTCTGGCCGGTATTCTGGCCCACGCCCCGGCGCTGGCGGCGCTGTGCGCGCCGACAGTGAACAGCTACAAGCGTCTGGTGGTGGGGCGTTCGCTGACCGGTGCCACCTGGGCACCGGCGTATATCAGCTATGGCGACAACAACCGCTCGTCGATGGTGCGCATTCCCGGTGGCCGGCTGGAGCTGCGCCTGCCCGACGGCGCGTGCAACCCCTACCTGGCCACGGCAGCGGTGATTGCCGCCGGGCTGGACGGCATCGACCGGCAGCTCAACCCCGGCGCACCGCATAACCAGAACCTCTACCAGCTCAGCCCGGAACAGCTGCACGCCGCCGGCATTGGCATCCTGCCGCAAAACCTGCACGAGGCGCTGACCGC
Protein-coding regions in this window:
- the glnT gene encoding type III glutamate--ammonia ligase is translated as MTPIEAKQFLAEQQVKYVLALFVDIHGSAKTKAVPVSHFDDILTAGAGFAGFAVWGLGIEPHGPDFMAVGDLSTLSLVPWQPGYARIACDGHVKGQPWALDTRVVLKQQVARLAERGWTLFTGLEPEFSLLKKDASGKIVPADDSDTLAKPCYDYKGLSRNRQFLETLVEALRQVDIDVYQIDHEDANGQFEINYTYADCLTSADHYLLFKMAASEIAHDLGMVCSFMPKPFANRPGNGMHMHMSIGDGERNLFADASDAHGLGLSALAYHFLAGILAHAPALAALCAPTVNSYKRLVVGRSLTGATWAPAYISYGDNNRSSMVRIPGGRLELRLPDGACNPYLATAAVIAAGLDGIDRQLNPGAPHNQNLYQLSPEQLHAAGIGILPQNLHEALTALEQDSVLRQALGPVIDEFLSLKHMEWVEYMRHVSDWEINSYLEFF